The DNA sequence CATTTGAGCAATTGGTATAGGCCAATACATTTCCACAGAACGGCTTTGATAGCCATCTGAATCATCACCTTCCAGAATTAATTTAAGACTCCAGCTATTTTTATTTCCTTCAATGCAAGCCCAACATGGAGTTCGTTCTAATTCAAGAGAAATAGATTCCTCTGGCATCAATTGATTTTTTAAGCTTTGATGCTGGTCTATTAGCTCATTAATAATTTGAACAAGAATTTTCCATTCCCTTTCAGAAACCTCAAAAGCCCAATTTTCCCCACCAATTAAAAAAGGATAATTTTTTTTTGAAGGATCCCAAGCCAATCTCCAGCCAGGGCCTTCATGCTCAATCATCCTGGAAGAAGATCTGGTTGATCTTGCTCATCACTTAATTCGATAATTGCCCTTTGGACTGGCTTTACAGAAGACTCTTCTAAAAGTCCATCGAAATCATCGAAACGGCGTTGCTTTGCTCTAAATGCTATGCGAACAGTCGTTAAATACCTATTGCTTGACTGGCGAATCAAACTCTCACCACGCTTAGCAAGATCTTTGGAATCAAGTGCGGATCTAATCACAAATCCTTTTAATACTAAATTCAGTTTAAAGGAGAAAGTGTCTTCTTATTAGAAAATGAGTATTCAATGGCATTGAAATTAATTCATTTGTCTGAAAAGTCGATGAGGTCTCTTAACTAATGGGAACACTTGCGATAGATCTTGGGAGTACAACAACCGTGGTTGCATTCCAAGGAGAGAGAGATAAATCAGTCCAGCTGCTAGACCTTAAACCTATAAGTCGCATTCCTGGAGAAGTTCCAAGTCTTATATGGAAGCCTGAGAATCCCCAAGAAGAAGCCTTATTTGGATATCAAGTTGAAAGATTAACTCTATTAGATAGAAATAACCCAGGTTTTATTAGTGATTTCAAACGCTGGATTGGAGCGCCTCTTAATGATTCAATTTCATGGAATTACAATTTATTGCCAGAAGAGGCTGGAGAGCTTCTTATC is a window from the Prochlorococcus marinus str. MIT 9211 genome containing:
- a CDS encoding DUF1818 family protein; translation: MIEHEGPGWRLAWDPSKKNYPFLIGGENWAFEVSEREWKILVQIINELIDQHQSLKNQLMPEESISLELERTPCWACIEGNKNSWSLKLILEGDDSDGYQSRSVEMYWPIPIAQMITAGLRKMWDSG
- a CDS encoding DNA-directed RNA polymerase subunit omega, producing the protein MIRSALDSKDLAKRGESLIRQSSNRYLTTVRIAFRAKQRRFDDFDGLLEESSVKPVQRAIIELSDEQDQPDLLPG